A region from the Musa acuminata AAA Group cultivar baxijiao chromosome BXJ1-10, Cavendish_Baxijiao_AAA, whole genome shotgun sequence genome encodes:
- the LOC135583237 gene encoding exonuclease DPD1, chloroplastic/mitochondrial-like, translating to MSLASIWSGNFHQLWSSLGSNSTIKFLRLSTKCVPDKSFDARRCPLRQLTNVVEELRQEPQSFITSCGCHDWRLEKVTIASTTNLNTHQQEIHELKAVQCYNIQESTLKKSVDRPATILVFDIETTGFSHQNERIIEFALRDLIGGKNSTFQTLVNPEKDVLNAFVHGIDTSMVNRRDVPTFRELLPVLLQYVRSRQVAGRPVLWVAHNGRKFDVPFIIKEFQRCLVEIPADWMFVDTLPLARQLMKPDGTKLTSSSLKALREHYQIPLVGPAHRAMQDVTTLCYVLQKITFDLKLSIPELMDRAFRASDFVKLPLEK from the exons ATGTCCTTAGCTTCTATCTGGTCAGGAAATTTTCATCAATTGTGGAGCAGTCTTGGAAGCAATTCAACCATCAAGTTTCTCAGGTTAAGTACTAAATGTGTCCCTGACAAATCATTTGATGCTAGGAGATGCCCACTACGACAGTTGACAAATGTAGTAGAAGAACTGAGACAGGAGCCACAGAGTTTTATTACATCATGTGGCTGCCATGACTGGAGACTTGAGAAAGTGACAATTGCGTCAACAACAAATTTGAATACCCATCAGCAAGAAATTCATGAACTTAAAGCTGTTCAGTGTTACAATATCCAAGAAAGTACTCTCAAGAAATCTGTTGACCGTCCTGCAACTATCCTCGTTTTTGATATTGAAACCACTGGGTTCAGTCATCAAAATGAAAGGATTATTGAGTTTGCACTTCGTGATCTTATTGGTGGCAAGAACAGTACATTCCAAACCCTTGTAAATCCTGAAAAAGATGTACTGAATGCATTTGTTCATGGAATTGACACATCTATGGTCAACAGGCGTGATGTCCCAAC ATTTAGGGAGTTGCTTCCTGTCCTACTTCAATATGTTCGGAGCCGCCAAGTGGCAGGAAGGCCGGTTTTGTGGGTTGCTCACAATGGACGTAAGTTTGATGTACCTTTCATCATCAAAGAATTCCAGCGCTGTTTGGTGGAGATTCCAGCAGATTGGATGTTTGTTGACACTCTTCCTCTTGCACGCCAATTGATGAAGCCAGATG GAACAAAGCTTACTTCCTCCTCATTAAAGGCACTACGTGAGCACTACCAAATTCCTTTGGTTGGACCAGCACACAGAGCAATGCAGGATGTCACGACACTCTGCTACGTGCTCCAGAAAATTACTTTCGATCTAAAACTGTCTATTCCTGAGCTCATGGATAGAGCTTTCCGGGCTTCGGACTTTGTGAAACTTCCTCTTGAGAAATAA